The Borrelia sp. HM sequence AAAATAAGTTTCAGTTCCAAAGCCGATATAAATTATAATCGTGCACAAAAAATCTATAGGAGCAAAATAAAAATGCAAGTAAAAATTTATGTGCTTGTAATTGAACCTTCTTCTACTAATAGAAAGGCTATATCAGATATTATAAACTCATCTTCAAACCTTGAAGTGATTGCCACTGCAGCTAATGGAGACTTTGCTCTTAAAAAACTTAAAAAATATCCAGACGTAGTATTACTTAGTTTAGAAACAGAAACAATCAAAGAAATTGCTTTTTTAAAAAAAAAGCAAAATATAATTGACAAGCTTCCTGTTGTTATCCTATCATCATGCCAAGAAATAGCAAAAAATGCTCTCTTAAAAGGTGCTAATGATTTCATAATAAAAACTGATGATAAATTAAAATACATAAAAGATAAAATTATCAATTTACTCTCGGTTTATGGTAAAAAGACTATAAAAAACAAAATTATCACAAATATCAACTTAGAAGTCAAAAAAAATAAATCACTAACAATAAATAATGAAAAAGAAAAAAAGCCAACCCCTATAAAATTAACAGATAAAAATCTAATACTTAAAAAAGAAAAAATTGATAATAAATATTTTAATCAATCGAAAATAATAAACGAAAAAGATTTAAAAAAATTGCAAACCAGAAAATTCGACATAGTTGTTATTGGAATATCTACAGGAGGCCCTGCAGCACTAAAAAAAATACTACCAGAAATTCCTAAAAATTTTCCTGTTCCAATAGTTATTGTTCAACATATGCCAAAAGGATTCACTTCAGAGTTTGCCAATAATCTTAATAATATATGTGACTTAGGTGTCAAAGAAACAACTAATCAAGAAATACTCCAAAAAGGATTCATATACATAAGCTCTGGAGGATATCACACAAGAATAAATAAAATTAATGGAAAATATAAAACAGAGGTATTTGATGCTGAAAATGTAAACGGACACAAACCTTCTATCGGGGTACTCTTTAAATCAATATCAGAAAATGTAAAAGAAAAAGCAATAGCTTTAATAATGACTGGAATGGGAAGTGATGGCTCTAGAGAAATTGGAGAAATTAAAAAAGCTGGTGGATTAACTATCGCACAAGATGAGCAAAGTTCAGTGGTTTTTGGAATGCCAAAAATAGCAATAGAGGAAAATAATATAGACTATGTAGTTTCAATAAGTCATGTGATAAAATTATTAAAGGCCATCCTTCTTGATGGTTAGATTTTTAAAGACAAGGATAACATTTGGACATCAAAAAAGATAATATCGAAAATCATTTTTCACATGTAAGAACTATTGATATATCTAATAATAAAATATATGTACTAGGAACGGCACATGTATCAAAGAAAAGTTCGCAAGAAACAGCTATTTTAATTGAAGAATTAAAACCAGACTTTATTGCTGTAGAACTTGATGAAGCTCGATACCACAAAATTTTAGAAACAGATGAAAATGAAAAGTGGCGTAATTTAGATATATATAAAGTTATAAAGCAAGGAAAAGCATTTTTATTAATAGTACAAATTATTTTAAGTAATTTCCAAAAAAAACTGGCAAAAGAACAAGGAATTAATCCTGGTGAAGAAATGAAAACAGCTATTCTAAAAGCTAAAGAACACAACATACCATTAATACTTGCAGATAGAAAAATTGAAATAACTCTAAAGAGAGCCTGGAACTGTGTTCCAATTTTTGAAAAAGCCAAAATAATATCACATCTGTTTTCATTCTCAGATGTAAAAATAACACAGGACGAAATTGAAAAACTTAAAGAACAAGATGTTCTATCAAATATGATGGAAGAACTTGCAAAAGAAATTCCTACTGTAAAAAAAATTTTAATTGATGAGAGAGATGAATTTATAGCAAGTAAAATACTTGAAGGTTCAGGAACAATCTTTGCAGTCGTTGGCGCCGGTCATGTAAAGGGAATAATAGAAAACTTACAAAAAATTAAAGAAAATAAAAAAATTATCAATATTGATATTCTTAATTCTATACCTAAAAATACTTTCTCAATAAGTAAATTAATATCTTGTTTTATAACAATATTAATTGTTTCACTAATAGCAAGCTCATTTTACTTTAAAGGATTTTACTTTGCCTATAAAAATTTAGAATCCTGGATAATATGCAACTCTTTATTTGCAGGACTTGCTGCTCTTTTATTAAGAGCTAACATAATAACAATACTAACAGCAGCA is a genomic window containing:
- a CDS encoding chemotaxis protein CheB, whose protein sequence is MQVKIYVLVIEPSSTNRKAISDIINSSSNLEVIATAANGDFALKKLKKYPDVVLLSLETETIKEIAFLKKKQNIIDKLPVVILSSCQEIAKNALLKGANDFIIKTDDKLKYIKDKIINLLSVYGKKTIKNKIITNINLEVKKNKSLTINNEKEKKPTPIKLTDKNLILKKEKIDNKYFNQSKIINEKDLKKLQTRKFDIVVIGISTGGPAALKKILPEIPKNFPVPIVIVQHMPKGFTSEFANNLNNICDLGVKETTNQEILQKGFIYISSGGYHTRINKINGKYKTEVFDAENVNGHKPSIGVLFKSISENVKEKAIALIMTGMGSDGSREIGEIKKAGGLTIAQDEQSSVVFGMPKIAIEENNIDYVVSISHVIKLLKAILLDG
- a CDS encoding TraB family protein, which encodes MDIKKDNIENHFSHVRTIDISNNKIYVLGTAHVSKKSSQETAILIEELKPDFIAVELDEARYHKILETDENEKWRNLDIYKVIKQGKAFLLIVQIILSNFQKKLAKEQGINPGEEMKTAILKAKEHNIPLILADRKIEITLKRAWNCVPIFEKAKIISHLFSFSDVKITQDEIEKLKEQDVLSNMMEELAKEIPTVKKILIDERDEFIASKILEGSGTIFAVVGAGHVKGIIENLQKIKENKKIINIDILNSIPKNTFSISKLISCFITILIVSLIASSFYFKGFYFAYKNLESWIICNSLFAGLAALLLRANIITILTAAIGAPIFSLIPFIGTGMVAGLVEAYINKPKIKDFEKLQEDLVNIKGYFKNKITKILLIVFFVNIGSAIGTIVGLKFLLNIFR